In Nitrospinota bacterium, the genomic window ATGGCACGCTCAATCCCTTCCACTTGAGAAAAGAATTTGAAAAAATACTCAGGAGGCTTTTTAATGAGTTATGGGCCAATGAACCATGAGGCGAAAATCCACGCCCCCTTCGGTTACCTTTTCCCGTGAGGCAACGCGAGCAAAGGGCGCGCTGGGTATCGGGGGGGCGCCGCGTTGGTCTTTGGGCATGCAGATTGACTTGCCCCAATTCAACTATTGAGGTTTTCCATCACGCGCACTATCTCGTCCACCCGGTGGGCGTATGTGTGCCGCGCCAGCGCCGCCCGCCGCCCGGCCTCCGCGATCTGTTGAAGTTCCCGCGGATGCGAAAGGTAATGCAGCGCCTTGCCGGCGATGTTCCCGTCATTGTAGATAACAAGATGTTCCCCGTTGCGGAAAAAATCGGTGAGCCCGTCCGCGTGATCGGTCAAAAGCAGGCTGCCTGAGCACATGGCCTCGAACACGCGCATGTTCAGGTCGTTCTTGATGGCGTTGTTGAACACGATGCGGCACGAGCAGAAAAAGTCCGCCATTTCCCGCATGAAAAACCGCTCGTAACGCACGTCCACTTTTTCGGCCAGCGTTTGAAGGAGCGCCACACGCCTTGGGTCGCCCATCGAGCCGACGAAGCCCACGTCGTATTTCTTGTCCATCCCGCGCATGCCATGGATATCAGGATCGCATGCAAGGGGGAGCCAGAACACGTTTGCGATTCCCCGTTTTTTAAATTCGGGAATGTACGCCCGTTGGGCGAGGAACACGGCGTCAAAATCTTTCGCCGCCTCGATGTGCCGCGCCATGTGCAGGTGGGTGTCGATAAAATACGCCGCCTTGGGAATATGGAGCTTGCCAAGGCCGGCGGGTGATTTCCCAAGCCCCGTCTCCACCCACAGAAAAAAGTCCGGATTCATATCGTCCGGCAGCCGTTCGAGCATGAATTCGGCGTCAACTGTCAGGTCCGGCGTGTGGATGTCGTGGATTCCGGCTTCTTCCTTGAGTCCGTGAAGGTCCCACGCGCGTATTATGTCCGGGGTGAGCCTGGCTCCCACGGTGAGGATGTTGTGCTTTGCGCCGAGAGCCCTGTGAAGGTAACTGGCGGCGGTGACAGGATAGGATGTGTAGGAGAGGATGATGTTTTTCCCCTCCGGGTTTGGCCTTTTGAACACCGCTTTGTCACGGCCAGCCACAATGATGTCTTCCACGTATTTGGGGCTTCCCGGGTGGCATTCCACCGCACGCGCAATCGCCGTCTCCCACTTTTCCAGGAACGCGCCGATGGGGAAAAGCCGCTCCACGGTCCGCCGCCCCTCCGCCCCCATGGCCCGCGCAAGCTCCGGACCGTCCAAAAGCTTCATCACCTTCGTCCGCAACTGTCCGGCGTCATGGCCGGTGAATCCGTCCACCCCGTCGGTTATCGGGGATGTGGGATTGGCAAGCGACACCACCGGCATCCCCGTGGCCATCGCTTCGAGCATAACTAAATTATACCCATCCTCCCATCTGGGGGTGGTGGTGTTGAGCAGCGCCCTGTTTGCCCGGTAGGCGGCCTTCAGCTCCTCCCATCCCTTTGACACGGACGCGCCGGGGATGTCCGGATTCATCCCCATGACCACGCCTGGCAGGCCGGCCATCGTCTCTTCGGCCAGCGTGTAGCCGGTCATAAGGTCGCGCAGTTTCATGTTGTTCCCCACGCGTAGCGCGCGCCGGATTTCCCCTGTATATCCGCCATACAAAGAGGTGTCCACCCCCGGCAGGATGATGTCCCCGGCAAGGCCCCAGTCGTTACGCTTGCTGGCCGATATGAACACGCAATATATGTTGGAAACAAGCTGGCGGACGCTTTCACGATATGCCGGGGCGATGTCCAGCTTGCCGCCAAGCTGCGCCTCGGTGGAGAGCCTGTTGTGGAACACAAGAATCTTCGGCAGGTTGAAGGGCTGCGCCATCACGATGTCCTTGACGTTGTGGGCCAGCATAAGGCCGTAATACCCTGGCGCGGCCAGGCGCTCTTTGGCCACGGCGGCGGACACGAGCTTTACGTTGGAGGGAATGGGGCGCATGGTTTCGTCCCACGATCCCATTGGAGCCCCTTCAAGGTTTGGCGGGGCCACCTCGAATTCGTGATTCAGCCGCGCGAGCAGCGAAAGATACGGGGTGTGCCAGTTGAAGGTGAGGATTTTCATGTCATGCGCCCTGTTCATCGTACTTGACGGCCAGGGAGTCCAGAATCGTCCGCAGCCGCTGTTTGAGCCCGAACCGCTCTGCCACGGCCTTCATCCCGTTTCCCGCTATCCGCTTTGCGCGCGAGGCGTCTGAATTCAATTCGCCAATGAGTGAGCGCGCCTGGGCCGGATCATCATAAAAAAGAATTTCCTCACCTTCGCGGAAAGCTTCCTTCATCCCGGCGGTCCTATTTGAAACGACAACGGCGCCTTGCGCCATGGCGAGTATGGCGGTCGGATAAACTCCGTCGGCGTAATTTAAGGGGACATGGACAAGCGCGATGGAGCAGGGGGGACAATGCCCCCCTTCAGAGGTGACCTCGGCGCATTTGACTGCGCCCTCGCCAAGGCTTTCCGCGATGGATTGCAGATTTCTTGCCGCCCCCTCCTCCGCCACGGCGCAAACAATCCGCCCGGTGTTTATCCCCATGCCGGAAAGGTCTGCGGCGGCGGCGGCTTTGTGCAAATCCTCAAGTGCGCCTAAGCTTCCCGCCTCCAAAGCGGCCAGCAGCTTTCCAATCCTCCTTATTGCGCCGAACACACGGTTTTTATCCTCCACGCCGGCGCTTTTGGACATAAGGGAGGCGCGCCATTTGTTCATCATTTCCGCATAGGCGCTTTGCCCGGAAGGCGGAGACAGAGCGTAAATTTCTACAGAAGTGGCGGGCTGGCCCGCTATTTTGTCCACCGAGGCGGGAAGGTACGTTCCCCGGCTTTTAATCTGGGTGAACACCGGCACATCATCGAGTCCGGATTCCTTTGCTGGCCTATCGTCAACCCCGGCCGGTCCGCCATCCCATACCGCCACCTTCAAGCCCAGCCTGCGCAGGGCTCTGGCCGCGGGCGGATTGAACCGGTCCATCAAAACGGTTTTTGCCCCCCCCTCGCGGAGCGCTTTTTCCACCTGCCAGTCCACTTTTCCATCGCCGGTCAACGGGACTGTCAATGGCTTGCAGCCCAAGTCCAATAGCGCCCGTCTCCACGATCTTGCGCGGGGGGTGTTGTCCATAAGCGCAATATGTGGCATGGATGCGTCCGCGTGGCTCGCCTCGTCCATATCCTCAAACGGAAACGGACGCAGGGCGTATGGATCAATTTCCAGCGCCGCTTCGGGATTTAATTCCTTTAGTTTTTTGAACGCCGCCGCCGCTATGTCTTCAAGCCCGGCGTCCAGGGCCATCTGGCCCCTTTTCGCCACTTGCAACCCAAGCCACCGGCCAAGCGCGGCGGCATAGTCGAAAGATGCGGCCATTCCGGGCGCGACTTTCTGCAGGATCGCATAAAACGACCACTTGTTCATGCAGGTCCCGGCGCTGACGATCCGTAGCCCCTCTATATGTGACGCCATCTGCGCGAACGAGTTCTTTGTGAAAGCTGTCTTATGGGTCGCGTCCGCGCTCATGGTGTCAAACTCGTCGTCATCGGGAAGCACTATGCCTATAAGCCCGCCGGGCTTTAATACGCGCCGCCATTCACGGAGCGCGGCGAGCGGGTCGCCGTAATGCTCCAGGTTGTGCCGGGCGATCACATAGTCCAACTCGCCATCCGCGAACATTGGAAGGTGATCTCCGGAAGCGGTCACGTCCGCCTGCGATATTCGCCCCTTCTGGCTTGCCACGTCCCCTTTTTCGCCGGGAGGGATAAGGTCCACCCCGATGGCGTCCGGATGGGTCTTCGCCGAGCCGCACCCCACATCTATCCCTTTCCCGGAAACGATGGGGAGCATGAACTCCGCTTCGGGATTTAAATGCTTGTGCGAGTTTTTTATCATGGACGCCGCCAGGTTCATCACATAAAGCGCGTCCTGGTGGTTAACGTTGACGCGGGTGGCCTCGTACCATTCCATGAAAGCTTCGGAGAAAAGGCCCATCTGGTAGTTGGCCATTCCGTAGAGGAACCACATTTCGCCGTAGCCGGGGAACCTTATTACGCCCCTTTGGAAATGCCGGGCCGCCTCGTGGTACAGGCGCATGGCGAAAAGGATCTTGCCCCGGGCGTAGTCCGGCTCGAATGACGCGGTGTCATCCACCGTGGCCAGCGTGTCCCACGCACTCCGGTAATCGCCGTTCATGGCCGATTCGGCGGCGCGGCGAATAAGGTCCGCCTGTGCCGGGTCCATATTCTCTGGCAGCACAGGGACGTCGGAAAAGTCCACCGGCATGGAACAGAACTGGTTTACCAGTCCTTCCAGAGCCGCCGGGGCCTCCGCCAGGCTTACGGTGATATCCTCAGCGGACAATTACGTCCATCTCCTTTAGCCCCAGATCACGTAGCCGGGCTCCACCCTGTCGAAAAGGTCCGGATGGTTTGGCGTGACCCTTATGGAAAAGCCGTGCCGGCCGCTTTCCGTGAGCGGTATAGCCCCCTTGAATATGGCCCTGTCGCCGTCCATTGTTGAAAAGGTCATCGGCGCGGGTTTTCCCTGTGAAAGCCCGCTGGTGGAGTCCAGCATGCCGAAATACAGCTCGGCCCGCAGGCTTTCCGGGGTCAGCCCGCCCAGCTTTATAAATGCGTTCACCTCCAGCATCTGCCCCACGCGGAAATCCGCTCCCCCTTCCATCCGCACCTCGTCCACGGCCACCCCGCCCCATTTTTCCCCCAGCGTTTTCTTCCACTTGGCAAGGTCCTTTAGGCGTTTGCGCTCGTCCTTTTTAAGGGTCTGCGACCGGGTGGCGCACGGCAGATAGAAATAGGTGGTGTAATTGCGAACCATCCTGTTGGTGTTGAACACGGTGTTCAGTTTGGACATGGACGATTTCATCATCTTTATCCATCCGCGCGGCATGTCGTCCTTCCCCCGGTCGTAGTACAGGGGGACCATTTCCTTCTCCAGAAGGTCGTAAAGCTCGCGCGATTCGATGAAGTCCTGCTCCGTGTGGTCGGCGTATTCCTTGCCGCCGCCGATGGCCCATCCGGTGTCCACCGCGTATCCTTCGCACCACCAGCCGTCCAGCACAGACATGTTCAGCGCGCCGTTGGCGGACGCTTTCATGCCCGAGGTGCCGGAGGCCTCCATGGGCCTGCGCGGATTGTTCAGCCACACGTCCACCCCCTGCACAAGGTAGCGGGCCACGTTTATGTCGTAGTTCTCTATGAACACGATATGGTTGCGCAGATCTTCGTCCCGCGCCCAGTGGATGATGTTCTTGATCAGGTTCTTTCCTTCGTTGTCGCGCGGATGGGCCTTCCCGGCGATCACGAACTGGACAGGCCTGTCCTTCACGCAAAGGATGCTCTTGAGCCGTACTATGTCCATGAAAAGCAGGTTCGCCCTTTTGTACGTTGCGAACCGGCGGGCAAAACCGATGGTAAGAGCGTCCGGGCGCAAGACCTCCTCGGCGAACCGTATCTCGCCCGCCGGGGCTCCGCGCTTGATGAGCTGGTTTTTCAGCCGTTCACGGGCGAATCCCACAAGCCGCTCCCGCCTGCGCTCGTGCGTGCGCCAGAGTTCCGCGTCCGGAATGTCCGCAATCCTGCTCCACACCGCGTCGTTGGCCGGCTCGTGCACCCAGTGGTGCCCCAGGTACCTGTCGAAAAGCCCCCACATGTCGTCGGAAAGCCACGAACGTATGTGAACGCCGTTTGTGATGGCCCGCACAGGCACGTCATGGGTGTCCAGCCCCTTGTAAATTCCCTGCCACATGCGCTTGGACACCTGGCTGTGCAGTTCCGAAACGCCGTTGGTGAACGCCGAAAGCCTTATCGCCAGCACCGTCATGCAAAACGGCTCCTGCTCGTTGTTGCTGTCCTGCCGGCCAAGAGCCAGGAACATTTTCTGGTCCAGCCCCAGGGTGCGGATGTAATCGCCGAAATATTCGAGCACAAGCTCCCGGCTGAACATGTCGTTGCCGGCGGGGACGGGGGTGTGCGTGGTGAACACGGAGGAGGCTATCACTTCCTCCTTCGCCTCGTCGAAGGAAAGCCCGTCGTCAACCATCAGGTGGCGGATGCGTTCCAGCGCCATGAAGGCGGAGTGCCCCTCGTTCATGTGATACACCGCCGGGGTGATGCCGATTGCCCGCAGCGCCAGCATCCCGCCCATGCCGAGCATTATCTCCTGCTCCATGCGCATCCTGATGTCGCCGCCGTAAAGCTGGTATGTGATGGAGCGGTCCGCATCGCGGTTTTCCGGAAGGTTGGTGTCCAGCAGGAACAGGGGAGTGCGGCCGGCCTGGGCGCGCCATATGCGGGCGGTCACCATCCTGCCGGGGTATTGCACCTGTATCCTGATCTCGTTTCCCTTGTCGTCCCGTTCGGGGAAGATGGGCATGGTGTAAAAGTCGTTCTCCGGATATTCCTCCCGCTGCCACCCGTCCGGGTTGAGGTACTGGTGGAAATATCCCTGCTGATACATAAGGCCCACCCCGATTATCGGCAGGCCTATGTCCGACGCGGCCTTAAGATGGTCACCGGCCAGGATGCCAAGGCCGCCGGAGTATATCGGCACCGATTCGGTTATCCCGAACTCCGCGGAGAAATACGCCACGCGGATATCGCCCACACGGGCCTGATGGGTCTTCTGGAACCAGAAGGAGGACTCCATATAGTTGTTCAGATCGTAAAGCACCCGGTCCATATGGGTGGTGAACCCGTCGTCCTCCGCCAGTTGGTCCAGGCGCGACTGGCTGATAAGCCCAAGGAGCTTCACGGGATTATGGTTGGTCTCTATCCAAAGCTTGGTGTCCAGCCTGCCCCAAAGGTTCACCGCGTCCGGGTGCCACGCCCACCACAGGTTTTTTGCCAGTCCCTCCAGCGGCCGCAGCCGCTCCGGCAGGGACGGGTGGATCATGTATTCTTTTATTTTACGCATAGACCAGCATCTCCCCTTAACGCGTTATCCCTCAATGGCGCAACCTGCGGAGGCTTTCCCCCGCGCCGTGTACCAGTATATAACAACAAAGGCTTGGGCAATAATTAGATTTGGGGGGGAGAAACAAAAAAAGACCGCCCATTGCTGGACGGCCCAAGGTTTACCCCGTGAAGGGGTAAGCCTGCGAAGTAAACTTCTTGTTATGAATTCCGCGCAGGCTCCTATCTGATGAGTTGGAGTATAATAAATCACTTTTCCAAATGCAATGATTTTCTTACAGGCAGGGGGCGGGCATGAAAATATTGGGGCTGGACATAGGGACAAATTCCATAGGGTGGGCGGTCATC contains:
- a CDS encoding glycosyltransferase gives rise to the protein MNRAHDMKILTFNWHTPYLSLLARLNHEFEVAPPNLEGAPMGSWDETMRPIPSNVKLVSAAVAKERLAAPGYYGLMLAHNVKDIVMAQPFNLPKILVFHNRLSTEAQLGGKLDIAPAYRESVRQLVSNIYCVFISASKRNDWGLAGDIILPGVDTSLYGGYTGEIRRALRVGNNMKLRDLMTGYTLAEETMAGLPGVVMGMNPDIPGASVSKGWEELKAAYRANRALLNTTTPRWEDGYNLVMLEAMATGMPVVSLANPTSPITDGVDGFTGHDAGQLRTKVMKLLDGPELARAMGAEGRRTVERLFPIGAFLEKWETAIARAVECHPGSPKYVEDIIVAGRDKAVFKRPNPEGKNIILSYTSYPVTAASYLHRALGAKHNILTVGARLTPDIIRAWDLHGLKEEAGIHDIHTPDLTVDAEFMLERLPDDMNPDFFLWVETGLGKSPAGLGKLHIPKAAYFIDTHLHMARHIEAAKDFDAVFLAQRAYIPEFKKRGIANVFWLPLACDPDIHGMRGMDKKYDVGFVGSMGDPRRVALLQTLAEKVDVRYERFFMREMADFFCSCRIVFNNAIKNDLNMRVFEAMCSGSLLLTDHADGLTDFFRNGEHLVIYNDGNIAGKALHYLSHPRELQQIAEAGRRAALARHTYAHRVDEIVRVMENLNS
- a CDS encoding glycosyltransferase, with translation MSAEDITVSLAEAPAALEGLVNQFCSMPVDFSDVPVLPENMDPAQADLIRRAAESAMNGDYRSAWDTLATVDDTASFEPDYARGKILFAMRLYHEAARHFQRGVIRFPGYGEMWFLYGMANYQMGLFSEAFMEWYEATRVNVNHQDALYVMNLAASMIKNSHKHLNPEAEFMLPIVSGKGIDVGCGSAKTHPDAIGVDLIPPGEKGDVASQKGRISQADVTASGDHLPMFADGELDYVIARHNLEHYGDPLAALREWRRVLKPGGLIGIVLPDDDEFDTMSADATHKTAFTKNSFAQMASHIEGLRIVSAGTCMNKWSFYAILQKVAPGMAASFDYAAALGRWLGLQVAKRGQMALDAGLEDIAAAAFKKLKELNPEAALEIDPYALRPFPFEDMDEASHADASMPHIALMDNTPRARSWRRALLDLGCKPLTVPLTGDGKVDWQVEKALREGGAKTVLMDRFNPPAARALRRLGLKVAVWDGGPAGVDDRPAKESGLDDVPVFTQIKSRGTYLPASVDKIAGQPATSVEIYALSPPSGQSAYAEMMNKWRASLMSKSAGVEDKNRVFGAIRRIGKLLAALEAGSLGALEDLHKAAAAADLSGMGINTGRIVCAVAEEGAARNLQSIAESLGEGAVKCAEVTSEGGHCPPCSIALVHVPLNYADGVYPTAILAMAQGAVVVSNRTAGMKEAFREGEEILFYDDPAQARSLIGELNSDASRAKRIAGNGMKAVAERFGLKQRLRTILDSLAVKYDEQGA
- the glgP gene encoding alpha-glucan family phosphorylase, which translates into the protein MRKIKEYMIHPSLPERLRPLEGLAKNLWWAWHPDAVNLWGRLDTKLWIETNHNPVKLLGLISQSRLDQLAEDDGFTTHMDRVLYDLNNYMESSFWFQKTHQARVGDIRVAYFSAEFGITESVPIYSGGLGILAGDHLKAASDIGLPIIGVGLMYQQGYFHQYLNPDGWQREEYPENDFYTMPIFPERDDKGNEIRIQVQYPGRMVTARIWRAQAGRTPLFLLDTNLPENRDADRSITYQLYGGDIRMRMEQEIMLGMGGMLALRAIGITPAVYHMNEGHSAFMALERIRHLMVDDGLSFDEAKEEVIASSVFTTHTPVPAGNDMFSRELVLEYFGDYIRTLGLDQKMFLALGRQDSNNEQEPFCMTVLAIRLSAFTNGVSELHSQVSKRMWQGIYKGLDTHDVPVRAITNGVHIRSWLSDDMWGLFDRYLGHHWVHEPANDAVWSRIADIPDAELWRTHERRRERLVGFARERLKNQLIKRGAPAGEIRFAEEVLRPDALTIGFARRFATYKRANLLFMDIVRLKSILCVKDRPVQFVIAGKAHPRDNEGKNLIKNIIHWARDEDLRNHIVFIENYDINVARYLVQGVDVWLNNPRRPMEASGTSGMKASANGALNMSVLDGWWCEGYAVDTGWAIGGGKEYADHTEQDFIESRELYDLLEKEMVPLYYDRGKDDMPRGWIKMMKSSMSKLNTVFNTNRMVRNYTTYFYLPCATRSQTLKKDERKRLKDLAKWKKTLGEKWGGVAVDEVRMEGGADFRVGQMLEVNAFIKLGGLTPESLRAELYFGMLDSTSGLSQGKPAPMTFSTMDGDRAIFKGAIPLTESGRHGFSIRVTPNHPDLFDRVEPGYVIWG